In Symphalangus syndactylus isolate Jambi chromosome 6, NHGRI_mSymSyn1-v2.1_pri, whole genome shotgun sequence, a genomic segment contains:
- the LOC134736973 gene encoding uncharacterized protein yields MSRVLLRRQCHFREVLRQRGPVGASGWEGACASPQPTSLTPYPRVTPSRVPVLVTPPGPPTSPPASGLDRGLSPPACLPATFSFQGHLPGALWVFSSMPGPQGHAFRVPYQPGQGWHLWTKLPEASPEADATMLPQCENGLTQVVRQVHVGVSGGWEEQHHRMARRAGASWEVPSRLTMEPVMETTGERKGQSEPAEGTASS; encoded by the exons ATGTCGCGTGTCCTCCTCAGGAGACAGTGCCACTTCCGAGAGGTCCTACGACAAAGGGGGCCAGTAGGGGCCTCCGGGTGGGAGGGAGCCTGCGCTTCTCCACAGCCCACCTCGCTCACACCGTACCCCAGGGTCACCCCCTCCCGGGTCCCTGTCCTGGTGACCCCACCTGGGCCCCCAACCTCCCCACCTGCTTCTGGCTTGGACAGAGGCCTGAGCCCTCCCGCGTGCCTTCCCGCCACGTTCTCATTCCAAGGACATCTGCCTGGCGCCCTGTGGGTTTTCTcctccatgcctggcccccagggcCATGCCTTCCGCGTCccttaccagcctgggcaaggctgGCACCTGTGGACA aagctccctgaggcctccccagaagcagatgccaccatgcttccg CAATGcgagaatggcctaacacaggtGGTAAGACAAGTCCATGTGGGGGTGTCGGGAGGTTGGGAAGAGCAGCACCACCGGATGGCTCGACGGGCTGGTGCGTCCTGGGAGGTCCCGAGCCGTCTGACTATGGAGCCAGTGATGGAAACCACGGGGGAAAGGAAAGGTCAGAGTGAGCCTGCAGAAGGGACAGCCTCTTCATGA